The Hemiscyllium ocellatum isolate sHemOce1 chromosome 19, sHemOce1.pat.X.cur, whole genome shotgun sequence genome has a segment encoding these proteins:
- the cdkn1bb gene encoding cyclin dependent kinase inhibitor 1Bb, giving the protein MSNVRISNGSPSLERMAAQQGGHPKPSACRNLFGPVNHDELNRDLQRKQREIREQDRRRWNYDFERDKPLDGNYKWEAVDCKDVPNFYWGSSREQVSPADCSVDVNGNHAIVCVGTLALGNSGDTHLTNSEQKDVVKETTEHFTDSKEQCCSPRKRAASVDGFPEAKRVNTATETDWSANSPNINALEKTPKKSISSGHQT; this is encoded by the exons atgtcaaacgTACGCATTTCTAATGGTAGCCCTTCGCTGGAGAGAATGGCAGCTCAGCAAGGAGGGCACCCGAAACCGTCAGCCTGCAGGAACCTCTTCGGTCCCGTAAACCACGATGAGCTGAACCGTGACTTACAAAGGAAACAGAGGGAGATCCGCGAGCAGGACAGGCGAAGGTGGAATTACGACTTCGAGAGGGACAAGCCGTTGGATGGGAATTACAAATGGGAAGCGGTGGATTGCAAGGATGTGCCTAATTTTTACTGGGGTTCTTCGAGGGAGCAAGTGTCACCAGCGGATTGCAGTGTGGATGTGAACGGGAACCATGCGATTGTTTGCGTCGGAACTTTGGCTCTGGGAAATTCAGGGGACACGCACTTAACGAATTCAGAGCAAAAGGACGTGGTTAAAGAGACAACTGAACATTTCACGGACTCAAAAGAACAGTGCTGTAGTCCCCGAAAACGAGCTGCGTCAGTCG ATGGATTTCCAGAAGCAAAAAGAGTCAACACAGCGACGGAGACAGACTGGTCAGCAAATTCTCCCAATATAAATGCATTAGAGAAGACGCCGAAGAAATCGATTTCGAGCGGGCATCAAACATAA